The following nucleotide sequence is from Nitratidesulfovibrio termitidis HI1.
TAACGCCCACATGACGGTTCACCTCGGCCACGAAACCGTCCATGGCGTCGTCGGGCACCTTGGCCGCGCACAGCGTGGAGCGAAAGCCCAGCTTGGCCGACTGGAAGTTGGCCCCCATGCGGCGGATGAGCCTGCGTTCCTTCATGGCGCGCACGCGGGCCAGCGCCTCGGCCTCGGTGATGTCGCACTTTTCGCCGATGACGGCGTAGGGGCGCGATTCCAGCGGAAAGTCCGACTGGATCACGTCCAGGATGCGCTTGTCGATCTGATCCAGCGTGTCAGCGTCAGTGACAGCGGTGGGGGCCGTGCAGCGTTCGGCGTGGGATGCGGTCATGATGCCTCCGTCAGCGGCACGCGCCGGTGCGCCTGGGGGTGTACGA
It contains:
- the ahbA gene encoding siroheme decarboxylase subunit alpha, which gives rise to MTASHAERCTAPTAVTDADTLDQIDKRILDVIQSDFPLESRPYAVIGEKCDITEAEALARVRAMKERRLIRRMGANFQSAKLGFRSTLCAAKVPDDAMDGFVAEVNRHVGVTHNYLRNHEYNIWFTCIGPSWDSVCATLAEITEKTGIPILNLPATKLFKIKVDFQMAD